In Chryseobacterium gotjawalense, the following are encoded in one genomic region:
- a CDS encoding acyl-CoA thioesterase, producing MEKTKTASESLTIMTNIVLPNETNSLRNLFGGELLAKMDRCASISAARHCERRVVTASVNHVSFDKPIPEGGIVVLESKVSRAFSTSMEIYVDVWLDDPINQKKIHTNSGIYTFVAVDEFNRPIPIPKMTPETEEEIQRFDAALRRKELSLILSGRMKAADSVELRKLFG from the coding sequence ATGGAAAAAACCAAAACAGCATCAGAATCGCTAACCATAATGACCAATATCGTTTTGCCAAACGAAACGAATTCCCTGCGGAATCTTTTCGGCGGCGAACTTTTAGCAAAAATGGACCGGTGTGCGTCCATCTCTGCGGCGAGACATTGCGAAAGACGTGTGGTAACAGCTTCGGTAAATCACGTCTCTTTTGACAAACCCATACCAGAAGGTGGAATCGTGGTTTTGGAATCGAAAGTTTCCCGCGCTTTTTCAACTTCCATGGAGATTTATGTGGATGTTTGGCTGGATGATCCGATCAATCAGAAGAAAATTCATACCAATTCCGGAATTTACACTTTTGTGGCTGTAGATGAATTCAACCGCCCTATTCCCATTCCGAAAATGACCCCGGAAACCGAAGAAGAAATTCAAAGATTTGATGCGGCCTTGCGCAGAAAGGAACTTTCCCTAATTCTGTCCGGAAGAATGAAAGCTGCAGATTCTGTGGAACTTCGGAAACTGTTTGGTTGA
- a CDS encoding HU domain-containing protein — MNFSLHLLEYLKKQGNVSIPGFGTFYLHTINAVLDQEGKNILPPGTEIAFKTDISENTNDFAQYLSKQKNIPLIDAEIEIKKQLNYWNATLLRDQKVEVDHLGTFFLEDSKMIFSGNRAENLSADFYGLEEINISEIKNSTKKNGNPYQLKKSFFWITPLLIGILGLTYFGVTQPEMIFGKKSFKEETTKKEATPIKIDTVKRDSLKTVQMAADSIKNDSLQKAIAPVKTPAKKWSSKTYSNSKWKKPKQHQNR, encoded by the coding sequence ATGAATTTCTCCTTACATCTTCTCGAATATCTAAAAAAACAAGGTAATGTTTCCATTCCTGGTTTTGGAACTTTTTATTTGCACACTATTAACGCTGTGCTGGATCAAGAGGGAAAAAACATTTTGCCACCGGGAACAGAAATAGCATTCAAAACAGATATTTCAGAAAACACAAATGACTTCGCGCAATATCTTTCAAAGCAAAAAAACATTCCGCTCATCGATGCTGAAATCGAAATTAAAAAGCAACTTAATTATTGGAACGCGACACTTCTCAGAGACCAAAAAGTAGAAGTAGATCATTTAGGAACTTTCTTCTTAGAAGACAGCAAGATGATTTTTTCAGGAAACAGAGCTGAAAATCTGTCTGCCGATTTTTACGGATTAGAAGAAATTAATATTTCAGAAATTAAGAACAGCACGAAGAAAAATGGCAATCCTTATCAATTAAAAAAATCATTTTTCTGGATTACTCCTTTACTCATCGGTATTTTAGGTTTAACCTATTTCGGAGTTACCCAACCAGAAATGATTTTCGGTAAGAAATCTTTTAAAGAGGAGACGACAAAAAAAGAAGCAACGCCCATTAAAATAGATACTGTAAAAAGAGATTCACTTAAAACAGTTCAAATGGCTGCGGATTCTATAAAAAATGATTCTTTGCAAAAAGCAATTGCTCCTGTAAAAACTCCAGCTAAAAAATGGAGTTCAAAAACCTATTCAAACTCTAAATGGAAAAAACCAAAACAGCATCAGAATCGCTAA
- a CDS encoding 2-hydroxyacid dehydrogenase: protein MKILLLDKNHPLITEQLSAKGFLFEEDFTSAYEDVLKKIGHYDGIIIRSRIPIDQNFLEHAKNLKFIARVGAGMENIDVEFAEKSGIQLISSPEGNRDSVAEHVLGMLLILMHRLFISSLEVKNGIWKREENRGDEILGKTVGLIGYGNMGKAVAKRFSGFGCNVIFHDILPDIGDEFATQVSLETLKKEADILSTHLPITKETHYIIDEKFISEMAKDFYFINTARGKNVKTNDLVKALKSGKVKGAALDVLEFEKASFENLDTENDDLQFLLQSEKAIVTPHIAGWTVQSKQKLAQVIVDKILAQFSGH, encoded by the coding sequence ATGAAAATCCTGCTCCTCGATAAAAACCATCCTTTAATTACAGAACAGCTTTCTGCAAAAGGATTTTTGTTTGAAGAAGATTTTACATCGGCTTATGAAGATGTTTTAAAAAAAATTGGGCATTACGACGGAATTATTATCCGAAGCAGAATTCCCATTGATCAAAATTTTCTGGAACATGCAAAAAATCTGAAATTCATTGCCAGAGTCGGTGCCGGAATGGAAAACATCGATGTGGAATTTGCGGAAAAATCAGGGATTCAACTGATCAGTTCACCGGAAGGAAACCGCGATTCGGTTGCGGAACACGTTTTGGGAATGCTTTTGATTTTAATGCACAGATTATTTATTTCTTCTCTGGAAGTAAAAAATGGAATCTGGAAAAGAGAAGAAAACCGCGGTGATGAAATCCTTGGAAAAACAGTCGGTCTTATCGGTTATGGAAATATGGGAAAAGCCGTCGCAAAAAGGTTTTCAGGATTTGGGTGCAACGTTATATTTCATGATATTTTACCCGATATCGGCGACGAATTTGCAACGCAGGTTTCCTTAGAAACATTAAAAAAAGAAGCAGACATTCTTAGCACTCACCTTCCGATCACGAAAGAAACCCATTATATCATTGATGAGAAATTCATTTCGGAAATGGCAAAAGATTTCTATTTCATCAATACGGCAAGAGGAAAAAATGTAAAAACGAACGATTTAGTAAAAGCTTTAAAATCCGGTAAAGTTAAAGGAGCCGCGCTGGATGTTTTGGAGTTTGAAAAAGCATCTTTCGAAAATCTGGACACTGAAAACGACGATTTACAGTTTCTGCTCCAATCCGAAAAAGCAATTGTGACGCCTCATATTGCAGGTTGGACGGTTCAAAGCAAACAAAAACTGGCACAAGTTATTGTAGATAAGATTTTGGCTCAGTTTTCCGGGCATTAA